A region from the Solibacillus sp. FSL H8-0523 genome encodes:
- a CDS encoding DUF2225 domain-containing protein, giving the protein MEISPFYEKSVDCIHCKKSFPTLKVRSKSIKIEHTDTDFQPIYADQHVNALYYNVFVCQHCGFSFTEDFNKYFAPGVKEQLDAQICNKWVPHNFKTERSIFDAIQAYKLAFLCATIKKEKYVITSGLALRLAWLYRSLNNEGQEKRFLKIARDHYMETFSNGDYSSTQMSDVRVMYMIAELSRRLEDYENATRFFSRVIESQRVGGGEGKLVDMAKEQWELVREAREQLANS; this is encoded by the coding sequence GATTGTATACACTGCAAAAAAAGCTTCCCTACATTAAAAGTCCGTTCAAAATCGATTAAAATAGAACATACCGATACGGATTTCCAGCCGATTTATGCAGATCAGCATGTAAATGCTTTATATTATAATGTATTCGTCTGTCAGCATTGTGGATTTTCATTTACTGAAGACTTCAATAAATACTTTGCGCCTGGCGTAAAAGAACAACTCGATGCTCAAATTTGTAATAAATGGGTACCCCATAATTTTAAAACCGAACGTAGTATATTCGATGCAATCCAAGCGTATAAATTAGCATTTTTATGTGCAACGATAAAAAAAGAAAAGTATGTCATCACTTCTGGTTTGGCACTACGTCTTGCATGGTTATATCGTTCATTAAACAATGAGGGCCAAGAAAAACGTTTCTTAAAAATTGCACGCGATCATTACATGGAAACATTCTCAAATGGAGACTATTCAAGCACACAAATGTCTGATGTGCGTGTCATGTATATGATTGCCGAGCTCTCTCGTCGCTTAGAGGATTACGAAAACGCCACACGCTTCTTCTCACGCGTTATTGAGAGCCAACGTGTTGGTGGTGGTGAAGGTAAGCTTGTCGACATGGCAAAAGAGCAATGGGAGCTTGTACGCGAAGCCCGTGAACAACTAGCTAATTCATAA
- a CDS encoding YuzD family protein, which produces MSTKAPVIEVFGADIMCASCVNAPSSKDTYEWLQAAISRKYPDQAFSIRYIDIEGAIENERDQDFANRIQEDEFFYPLVLINDEVVGEGYVQIKPVFAALENAGFTSIDE; this is translated from the coding sequence ATGTCTACTAAAGCTCCAGTGATTGAAGTTTTCGGTGCAGATATTATGTGCGCCAGCTGTGTCAATGCTCCGTCCTCTAAGGATACATACGAATGGCTACAAGCAGCCATCTCGCGTAAATATCCAGATCAAGCCTTTTCGATTCGCTATATCGATATCGAAGGTGCTATTGAGAATGAACGCGACCAAGATTTTGCCAATCGTATTCAAGAAGATGAATTTTTCTATCCACTCGTATTAATTAACGATGAAGTGGTCGGTGAAGGCTATGTGCAAATCAAGCCCGTCTTTGCTGCACTTGAAAATGCTGGGTTCACTTCAATCGACGAATAA
- a CDS encoding NAD(P)/FAD-dependent oxidoreductase, whose protein sequence is MQKLVLLGGGFGNMRVLLRILPNLPADVEVTLVDRTAFHSIKTEFYALAAGTSTDKEVRVDFPEHDRLKRVYGEIVRIDREDKKVYLEDDTALDYDQLVVGLGCVDKYHGVPGADEFTMSIQTIGKARQTFERVCGLAPGATVAIIGAGLSGIELASELRESRSDLNIKLFDRSNRILRDFPEKLSEYIKKWFEKNNVEVIPNSNITRVEEGHLHNHDEIIDADVIVWTAGVQPVQIVRELDVEKDKFNRPIITDHYHVVGDEDVYVIGDCASSHLPPTAQLAEEQAERVVKVLKMRWKGETLPEKLSEIKMKGFMGSLGKKQGFVNLGDTTVTGRIARLMKSGYMWYYKKQNEN, encoded by the coding sequence ATGCAAAAATTAGTATTACTTGGCGGCGGCTTTGGGAATATGCGTGTGTTATTACGTATTTTACCGAACTTACCAGCAGATGTAGAAGTTACATTAGTGGACCGTACAGCCTTCCACAGCATCAAAACAGAATTTTACGCACTTGCAGCAGGTACATCAACAGACAAAGAAGTTCGTGTTGATTTTCCTGAGCATGATCGATTAAAACGAGTATATGGAGAAATCGTTCGTATCGACCGCGAAGATAAAAAAGTGTATTTAGAAGATGATACAGCACTTGATTACGATCAGCTTGTTGTTGGTTTAGGCTGTGTTGATAAATACCATGGTGTTCCGGGCGCAGATGAATTCACAATGAGCATTCAAACAATCGGGAAAGCACGTCAAACATTTGAGCGTGTTTGTGGTTTAGCACCAGGCGCAACAGTTGCAATCATCGGAGCGGGTCTATCAGGCATCGAGCTTGCGAGTGAGCTACGTGAAAGCCGTTCAGATTTAAATATTAAATTATTTGACCGCTCTAACCGTATTTTACGTGACTTCCCAGAGAAGCTAAGTGAATATATTAAAAAATGGTTCGAAAAAAATAATGTAGAAGTTATTCCAAATTCAAACATTACACGTGTTGAAGAAGGTCACCTGCACAACCACGACGAAATCATCGATGCAGATGTAATCGTTTGGACAGCTGGTGTTCAGCCCGTTCAAATCGTACGTGAATTAGACGTAGAGAAAGATAAATTCAATCGTCCAATTATCACAGATCACTACCATGTAGTAGGGGACGAGGATGTTTATGTTATCGGGGACTGTGCATCATCACACTTACCACCAACTGCACAATTAGCAGAAGAGCAAGCAGAGCGCGTGGTAAAAGTATTAAAGATGCGTTGGAAAGGTGAAACATTACCTGAAAAACTTTCTGAAATTAAAATGAAGGGCTTCATGGGCTCTTTAGGTAAAAAACAAGGTTTCGTAAATTTAGGAGATACAACCGTAACAGGCCGTATCGCACGTTTAATGAAATCTGGTTATATGTGGTATTACAAAAAGCAAAACGAGAACTAG
- a CDS encoding YuzB family protein — translation MFNMAEFCITNLANGAQKTYEALEKDPDFDVLEYGCMSYCTKCANGFIAVVNGEVIEADTPDELTKAIYQYIEENPMW, via the coding sequence ATGTTTAATATGGCCGAATTTTGTATTACCAATTTAGCAAACGGCGCACAAAAAACATATGAGGCGCTTGAAAAAGACCCTGATTTTGATGTGCTCGAATACGGCTGCATGAGCTATTGTACGAAATGTGCCAATGGTTTTATTGCGGTAGTAAACGGTGAGGTTATTGAAGCTGATACGCCTGACGAGTTAACAAAGGCGATTTATCAATATATCGAAGAAAATCCGATGTGGTAG
- a CDS encoding TIGR01457 family HAD-type hydrolase translates to MYKAYCFDLDGTIYRGKAGIESAAQFVHELQAQGVEPFYLTNNSSKTRETLQQMLQDIGITAPLTHIYSSSLATAKYVASRSKDKRVNVVGEQGIRTALVEEGLTITDEQADILVMGIDRDMTYAKLAKASSYVQNGAELIGTNGDIKFPYEDGFAPGNGSFVNLVANVAGVKPIFVGKPSPVMLQIVADEHGFTKNEMVMVGDNYDTDILCGINFGCDTIHVNTGVTPTELVKQKEKLPTYCVENLLELNK, encoded by the coding sequence ATGTATAAAGCGTATTGCTTTGATTTAGATGGTACGATTTATCGTGGTAAAGCTGGGATTGAATCGGCTGCGCAGTTTGTTCATGAACTACAAGCGCAAGGCGTGGAGCCATTTTATTTAACGAACAACTCATCAAAAACACGCGAAACACTGCAGCAAATGCTTCAAGACATAGGCATTACGGCACCACTTACACATATTTATTCAAGCTCACTCGCGACAGCAAAATATGTGGCGAGCAGGAGTAAGGATAAACGTGTGAATGTAGTCGGGGAGCAAGGGATTCGTACAGCCCTTGTGGAAGAGGGATTAACAATTACCGATGAACAAGCAGACATTCTTGTAATGGGCATAGACCGTGACATGACGTACGCGAAGCTAGCGAAGGCAAGTAGCTACGTACAAAATGGAGCAGAGTTAATTGGCACAAATGGGGATATTAAATTTCCGTATGAAGATGGTTTTGCACCAGGGAATGGCTCATTTGTAAACCTAGTAGCTAACGTGGCTGGCGTGAAACCGATTTTTGTTGGGAAGCCATCACCAGTGATGCTACAAATTGTGGCGGACGAGCACGGCTTTACTAAGAATGAAATGGTCATGGTTGGTGACAATTACGACACCGACATTTTATGTGGTATCAACTTTGGTTGCGATACGATTCATGTGAATACGGGCGTGACACCAACTGAACTTGTGAAGCAAAAGGAAAAGCTACCTACGTATTGTGTAGAGAACTTACTTGAGTTAAATAAATAA
- a CDS encoding DUF86 domain-containing protein, with the protein MYFVDRNKITKNLAHLDELIAIFEGTDNWLQGEIHTLALQRIGHNMMEAMMDVGNLVIDGFIMRDPGSYEDIIDIFVDEKVITPEMDAPLKAVVGLRKMIVREFIAVDNDEILNVLTKNLPTLKQFSGKVHDYLTNELGPVSAFLPEDK; encoded by the coding sequence ATGTATTTCGTAGATAGAAATAAAATTACAAAAAACTTAGCACACTTAGACGAACTAATCGCCATTTTTGAAGGTACAGACAACTGGTTACAGGGCGAAATTCATACATTAGCATTACAACGCATTGGTCACAACATGATGGAAGCCATGATGGATGTAGGGAACTTAGTAATCGACGGGTTCATCATGCGTGACCCAGGTAGCTATGAAGATATTATTGATATATTCGTGGATGAAAAAGTGATTACACCTGAAATGGACGCACCTTTAAAAGCAGTAGTAGGCTTACGTAAAATGATTGTACGCGAATTTATCGCTGTAGATAATGATGAGATTTTAAACGTGTTAACGAAAAACTTACCAACGTTGAAACAATTCTCAGGCAAAGTACATGACTACTTAACAAACGAGTTAGGTCCTGTTTCAGCATTTTTACCAGAGGATAAGTAA
- a CDS encoding DUF3055 domain-containing protein has product MERFFLYDDVEDTKTRFVSFAGKTQRYDLAILQSSRFFGKVLVLDIQFNRFAILGSDDIEEPGYLEHAYSRTEAETEDLREYLRELLS; this is encoded by the coding sequence ATGGAACGATTTTTCTTATATGATGATGTAGAAGATACAAAAACGCGCTTTGTGAGTTTCGCAGGAAAAACACAGCGCTATGATTTAGCGATTCTACAAAGCAGCCGATTTTTCGGTAAAGTGCTTGTGCTCGATATTCAATTCAATCGCTTTGCCATCCTTGGTTCAGATGACATTGAAGAACCAGGCTACTTAGAACACGCCTATAGCCGCACAGAAGCAGAAACAGAAGATTTACGTGAATATTTACGCGAGTTATTAAGTTAA
- a CDS encoding YutD family protein, which translates to MIIAEGYAYEIIENVREGFQQEAFSARYSDILTKYDYIVGDWGYGQLRLKGFFDDKNQKSTFDTKISTVQDYLYEYCNFGCAYFIVQKTGRAPEIVAVEATVEAPVLEETAVEQQMD; encoded by the coding sequence TTGATTATTGCAGAAGGCTATGCGTATGAAATCATTGAAAATGTGCGTGAAGGCTTCCAACAAGAGGCATTTAGTGCACGTTATTCAGATATTTTAACAAAATATGATTATATCGTTGGGGACTGGGGTTACGGTCAACTACGTTTAAAAGGATTTTTTGATGACAAAAATCAGAAATCTACATTTGATACGAAAATTAGTACGGTTCAAGATTATTTATACGAGTATTGTAATTTTGGCTGTGCGTATTTCATCGTGCAAAAAACAGGGCGTGCACCAGAAATCGTAGCAGTAGAGGCTACAGTGGAAGCGCCGGTACTAGAAGAAACAGCAGTAGAACAACAAATGGATTAA
- the lipA gene encoding lipoyl synthase: MTSCKPTNSKEEYLRKPEWLKIKLNTNDEYKALKKLMREKNLNTVCEEARCPNIHECWGERRTATMMILGSICTRACRFCAVKTGLPNELDLAEPERVADSVALMNLKHVVITMVARDDLKDGGAEVLAETVRAIRRKSPLTSIEVLPSDLTGREESLRLLMDAKPDILNHNIETVRSLTPRVRAKATYDRSLAFLRRAKEMEPNIPTKSSLMIGLGETLEEIYEVMDDLRANNVDIMTIGQYLQPTKKHLPVKKYYSPIEFGKMRKIAMEKGFSHCEAGPLVRSSYHADEQVNAAANHKLEI; the protein is encoded by the coding sequence ATGACATCTTGTAAACCAACTAATTCAAAAGAAGAATATTTACGAAAACCAGAATGGCTAAAAATTAAGCTAAATACGAATGATGAGTACAAAGCGCTGAAAAAATTAATGCGTGAAAAAAACCTAAATACAGTATGTGAGGAAGCACGTTGTCCAAATATTCATGAATGCTGGGGAGAACGTCGAACTGCAACTATGATGATATTAGGCTCCATTTGTACACGTGCCTGTCGTTTTTGCGCGGTGAAAACCGGTTTGCCGAATGAGCTGGATTTAGCAGAGCCAGAACGTGTAGCAGATTCGGTTGCATTAATGAATTTAAAACATGTTGTCATTACGATGGTTGCGCGTGATGATTTAAAAGATGGAGGCGCGGAAGTACTCGCCGAAACGGTACGCGCCATTCGTCGTAAAAGCCCATTAACATCGATTGAAGTATTGCCGTCTGATTTAACAGGGCGCGAGGAAAGTTTACGCCTTTTAATGGACGCAAAGCCGGACATTTTAAACCATAATATCGAAACGGTGCGCAGTCTCACACCGCGTGTACGTGCAAAAGCGACGTATGACCGCTCATTAGCGTTTTTACGCCGCGCGAAGGAAATGGAGCCAAATATCCCAACGAAATCATCGTTAATGATTGGCTTAGGGGAAACACTAGAAGAAATTTATGAGGTTATGGATGATTTACGTGCAAACAACGTCGACATTATGACAATTGGTCAATACTTACAGCCAACGAAAAAGCACTTACCCGTTAAGAAGTACTATTCACCAATAGAGTTCGGGAAAATGCGTAAAATTGCGATGGAAAAAGGCTTTAGTCATTGTGAGGCTGGTCCACTTGTGCGTAGTAGCTACCATGCCGATGAGCAAGTAAACGCTGCGGCAAATCACAAACTAGAAATTTAA